GCGATCGAGGTTAATTTAAAGAGTGACACACTGGGCGCTTAGGGGTGATGCCGCAAGCTTTACCGTAGGAGACAACAGGTGAATGGGGCGCTGGCTAGCCCGCCGATCCTGACCAGAGGGTCAGCTAGCTAGATTGCCTTCAGACAAGGTGCAGATCTACCACAGGCGAGAAGATGAATACCCAATCAGCCAACTCCCCTGGCTCCCAAGGCCAAAATTCTAGTGAAGTGAGGGTCCTCGACCCCGCTGCTCCAACGGCCACTACCGCCGCCACTCCCCCACCAGCTGCTTCTGGCCTGAATTTGCAGGAACTCGGTGAGCTATTGCTCCAGGAATTGCAGGCTGAAGTTCGCTCCCGCACGGGACAAGCTGTGGCCACCCGCATTGCCAAGGAAGTCGATCGCATCTGTCAGAAAAGCGATCGCATCCAAACATCGGGCGAAGTCCAAACCTGGCAACTCACCCTAGCACGGCACCGTCTCCACAAATGTCTGGCCTACTATCGCCTCGGTTCGCAGCAGGGACGGGTGGAATTGCACAGTACCTTAAGTACGATCGTCTACCGCCACATTGTCCCCATGCATCTCAAGCTAGGGTTCCAGGCCCGCCACGCCCTGATCGAAGACTTTCTGCAAGGCTTTTATATGGAGGCCCTCAAGGTCTTCCGGCGCGAAAATGAACTTGCCCCCGACTACAGCCCCCGCACCCAGTTGGAACTGGCTGAATACATGGCGTTTACGGAACACTACGCCAAACGCCGCATTGCCCTCCCCGGTCACAATAGTCAACAGTTGATCGTCCTGCGTGCCCAAGGGTTTGCCCGCCGTCAACCCCAGGAAGCTACGCTTGATTTTGAATTGGCAATGGAATCCCCCAAGCGGGAAGAAAGCGAAGGTCATAGTCGCTCTGCGGTGGTGCAGCAGGTACGCGAACAAATGGTGGCCGATGCGGTGGATTTGGCCGAAGGGGTCTTGCGCGATCGCGTGGTCACCGAATTAATCCAATACCTGCAAGCCCAGGGGCAATCGGATTGTATTGATTATTTAGTCTTGAAACTGCAAGATCTCTCCGCTCCGGAAATTGATAGCATTCTGGGCCTGACGGCACGGCAGCGGGATTATTTACAACAGCGGTTTAAGTATCACGTGGAAAAATTTGCCCGTTCCCACCAGTGGCAACTAGTCCACCAATGGTTAGGCGCTGATCTGGATCAAAACCTGGGTATGGCTCCCGCCCAATGGCAAGCCTTTTTAGCCCAGTTAACCCCAGAACAACGGACATTACTAACGATGAAACAAGAACACGCTAGCGATGAGGCGATCGCCAAGGCGATTAAATGCACCCCCAAGCAAGCCCAAAAACGCTGGTATCGGATTCTGGAGTTGGCATGGCAAGCCCGCAATCAAACTTCCAAGGAAGCGTAAAGGGATGGGCTAAGTGAAGTCATCGTCAGGAGCTTCATGCTCTATCACCCTGCTAATTATGGTCAATCCAAATAATGGTCAATCCAAATAAGAACGACACAGTTTTTGACTCCCCTCTCCCGCTCTGGGAGAGGGGTGGGGGGTGAGGGTGCTGTTTCAGCCTAAATTGCAATGACTATAACAGTGAAGTTAGGTGGCTGTTGCTTCTACAAACTGCATAACCAACGAGAAATAGATGCAACTTGGTTCTCCTCATTTAAGTTCGCAGCATTACTGAGCATCCCGCTTTCTAGTTGCTCCCAAATTTCGCGAGCCATCCTTCTTTCAATCGCTGCTCCTACAAAAAATGTCAGGGGTGCGTGCCCAGCATCTGCAAATGCCTGCCGTATACGATTCAGTGCCGCTTGTGCCGTTTTCCAATGCTCGTCAGCACCGGCTGGATCAATGCCGCCCTTCAGTTCTCCCAAGGCAATTGTGTAAGGTTCAACTTCAACAGGTTTGATCTTGCTGGATTTATTCGCTGGCAGAGCTTCTGGTGCAAGATTGAACAAACAGAGATCTACATTACTTCTGACTAATGGAATATTTAGGTTATAGATAAGAGTACGGCTGCCGCGATCACTTTCCCAACTGAGTCCGCGTAAAGACAATTCAATTTCCGCATCGTCGTTGGTCATCGCTATCCACTTTTTTGTCTTTGAATGCTGCCAATGATAGCTTTGACCGGCAATGGTCAGGGTTGAAAGGATAGTACGAGTCAGCTTCCTCTGGGCGAGTGCTCCACCAACATTACGCATTGAACCACCGAGCGTATCGCCACGGGTCAATAGAAATCTAAAGATTAACTCCTCGACAAAGTTTGTACCTGCTGGTTCAAGAAAGGTCTTGATTAGACCATTAATCGCATCAATCTTATCCTCCTGGGTCAAATGAGCGAGAGACTTGTCGGACAACCCTGCCGCAGTCAATAATCCCATCTCAATACCCTGAATATTTAACAAATCAGCAGGGTTTTTAGCTTGATTTGCTGCTGCTTGCAGTGCCCTTGCTTCCGCAACATAAGGGGTAGCTCGTCGATTCTTCTCAAGTGCAAGTGCTACAAATCCCGCACGAGTTGCCTCATAGGTTGTTACAAGATCATCACTAGACTGAAGATGGTTACGATAAGCAGTCATAGGATTAGATTACTGTTTTCTCCATACATAAACACATTTCCTCAGAGGATCACGACCGTGATTTCCCATCTGCTGGCTACTATTACCCTTATCACCAGGTAAAACGAGAATGTGCTCAACTGCAAAACCTAGTTTCTCCGCAAAGTCAGAGAGGATCATATCCACTGAAATACTGATGCCGGAGTAACGCACATTATCATTAACCATAAACAAAAGTGCTCCAGGCTTGAGGACGCGGGAACATTCCTGTATAACACAAGCCATTTCATAAAAGTAACCTCTCACCATCCTGGGTATACCATTATTATTTAAAACACCCTGGAGTTTTTGATGATCTAAATAGTTCAGAATAGCCTGAAGCAAAGGTTGTGAATTCGCAGCCTTTAAAGCTAATTCCCAATTTGGG
This DNA window, taken from Trichothermofontia sichuanensis B231, encodes the following:
- a CDS encoding type II restriction endonuclease codes for the protein MTAYRNHLQSSDDLVTTYEATRAGFVALALEKNRRATPYVAEARALQAAANQAKNPADLLNIQGIEMGLLTAAGLSDKSLAHLTQEDKIDAINGLIKTFLEPAGTNFVEELIFRFLLTRGDTLGGSMRNVGGALAQRKLTRTILSTLTIAGQSYHWQHSKTKKWIAMTNDDAEIELSLRGLSWESDRGSRTLIYNLNIPLVRSNVDLCLFNLAPEALPANKSSKIKPVEVEPYTIALGELKGGIDPAGADEHWKTAQAALNRIRQAFADAGHAPLTFFVGAAIERRMAREIWEQLESGMLSNAANLNEENQVASISRWLCSL
- a CDS encoding HetZ-related protein; the encoded protein is MNTQSANSPGSQGQNSSEVRVLDPAAPTATTAATPPPAASGLNLQELGELLLQELQAEVRSRTGQAVATRIAKEVDRICQKSDRIQTSGEVQTWQLTLARHRLHKCLAYYRLGSQQGRVELHSTLSTIVYRHIVPMHLKLGFQARHALIEDFLQGFYMEALKVFRRENELAPDYSPRTQLELAEYMAFTEHYAKRRIALPGHNSQQLIVLRAQGFARRQPQEATLDFELAMESPKREESEGHSRSAVVQQVREQMVADAVDLAEGVLRDRVVTELIQYLQAQGQSDCIDYLVLKLQDLSAPEIDSILGLTARQRDYLQQRFKYHVEKFARSHQWQLVHQWLGADLDQNLGMAPAQWQAFLAQLTPEQRTLLTMKQEHASDEAIAKAIKCTPKQAQKRWYRILELAWQARNQTSKEA